The region GGGCAGGGACCCTCGTCTGCTTTACCTCCGAGTCCACGTTCAACCTCAACGGGCCCAGCTGCCACACACATCCTGGCCCCATGTCAGTGCCCTCCTGTTTGACAAGACAGGTGGACACGGGTGAGGGCCTGTTCTGGCGCCACCCCACGCACGCAGGCGGGCCCTGGCGGCACTCACCCCGCTCGTCCGACTGCAGCTGCGCCTCCAGGTCCTCGGGGGACACGTAGAACTCGGTCTCCTCGCCCTCGGGCGCCTTGGGCTTGCACTTCCCGCAGCAGCAGTTGAAGCAGCAgcacaggcagcagcagcagtagcagcaggtGAGGAGCCCACAGAAGACAaacagggcctggggaggaggtgggcgcTGGCTGAGGTGGCTCCAGACCGGGGACTCCCCAACGGGGCACCCCCACACACCCGCTGCTGCCCTATGAGAGCGACAGACAGACAGGCGGGCGCTCCTATTCTCCTCCAGATCGAGGAGTGTAAGAAAGGACCAACATGGGAGTCAGGAGAGACAGAGCATCCAGGTGCATAAAGAGAAACTATTTACAGAGGGGGGCTGCAAGCAGCCCTGGCAGCAGcaccctgtgtcctcacacgTGACAGGGCTttgagtgaggaaaggagagtgtTGAGAAACATTCAGTTGAAAGGCACACAACTGCCCACACTCACACGGGATGAGCGGGGTACAGCcacccaccatcaccactgtcagGAGCGCAGAGCACACGATCACGCAGGAACCAGCGAATCCGACACCCACTGCCCCGTCAGCTCCACGCCCTCACCTTTGCCCACCAACTGGACAGCACGAAGTAGGTGTTGACGTTCTCCTCCCCAAACTGCTCGGCCACGTACAGCCCCAGCGAGCCGTACTTGTCGTAGATGTTCCTCTTCGTGGCGTCCGTGAGGATGGTGTGTGCGTTGTTGATCTCCTTGAACTTGTCCGCAGCCTCTGGGTTGTCAGGGTTTTTGTCCGGGTGATATTTCAGGGCCAGTTTCCTGCAAACCAAAGCCATTGCTTGGTCTCACGTTTCATGTTCACCCACTGGATGGAGGTGCCAGTGGAAGGAACATTTGCCATGACCATCTCACTTTCCTCCTCTCCACAGAAGCCGGGAAGGTGTGGGTCAAAAGAAATCTCTGCCATCCTTTCCAACTTTCCACAGCGCAAAGGCAATCCCTACCCTGACCTCTAGTGTCCGAGCAGCTAACTGCACACTTCCTGCACGAAGCAACAGGCAGGGGGTCTGATAAGGCACTTTGCTGTGTGTTTAGTCATCACAGCTTTACCAATGACACCGCACCTAAGGGCCCATTCAGGTTCAGCCTGGAGGTTACAACAGGCAAGCAGACTGTCACCACCGTGTGGCACCAAGTCCCTCTTCCAATGGCCAACAGCCCCGCTCAGCACATCAGAGCTGCTTGCTGCAGGACTGCCTACTCCAGGGTAGACAGTCTGGAAACATTAAGGTACCCATTTTAAGGTACAAGGGATACACTGTACGTACAAAGATGTTAAATACTAAGTCagccaagaaaaaaattaaaaaatatatatatggtcgTTCTTGGTCGGTGCCAATCACACGCACGAGGCATGGCTCTTACCTGTAGGACTTTTTAATGTCGTCTGAGGTTGCGTTCTTGTCCAGCCCCAGAACATGGTACAGCGATTCCCCGGAGGTAGAGAGTGAGCGCTGTCGCTGGTCGGCCATGGTAGGTTAGTCTAcaagaaaaattcaaagaaaactcAAAAAGTATGAAGTGTGCAGACACGGCACCCAACCGCAGCCCAGCGGTTTTCACTTGTATGTGCGGAGGGCTGTAACGCCACCAGCCTAAGTTGAGTTTCAAAATTAAGTGGGTTTATTGTAACACCTAGAGCAGAGAGTATGTATagctaaaagaaaaatgaagagattgtcaaaataaaaatgcaagaccCACTCACTATGCTGTCCACAGAGACAAACCACAAAGGCAGGTCCTCTGAATACCTGGGACAGAAAGAACGGGAGAAGCAGGGAGCCCACAGCTACAAAACCTTAATGCTTACACCCTTTCTCCGAAATGACAGACAACAGAAGATAAACCACCCCAGGTACTGAGGCCTGAAGAACACCAtcttagttgtaattccagttcggtgacctcctggttcatgggtcgacactcaaccacagagccatgccagctgggacaggacattcactttttaaaaatcacaacatGGAGAACCCAGATGGCGGCATAACGTATAaacctgtgtgtgctgcctcccacaacaacactgaaattacaactataagacaaaacagctatcatccagaaccacgggaaggctggccgagtggaagttctacaactagaaggaaacaaAGAAGCACACTGAGAccgggtaggaggtgcagaggcgccaagaacagaggtacggaggcacgcgTGAGGGGGGCTGCACAGGGATGtgcggtttttttcaatcggaaggggagaCAAGCTCTCGAACGCACTGAGCTCATTTAAGGCgagattctgaggtcccagactcctacggggagaaactggactgtcttgcagcgagtcggagagcgagggtggctttctcgcagagctgctcgcagggatcattgttgctgtgggggcgTGGGACTTGGGGATGCAGAGACAGGGAGTCTGAGGAGACGGCTGacgacagccattgctgtttgctccgctcTGGTGagtctctgagaccccgccccactcaatttacatccccgcccaagctgtgccagtggcgcAAGGAACCACCTGTgtttttgcagcctaacccaacaaactgcaggtgtgtcagagagctccaaaacttccaaatttcaaacaaagaggagaaatctgttgaaatcgctgtagctcctgctgggtggacccacacagtggttgacttggagatccaggagccagggtacccctggtcagataccagatttcaactcctcacatccataagggacacactcaagaggcagactcagtgagcaccaaagccccactgaagcaagtcctgctccataatggtgtctccagcacagcagttcttccactatagacacagcgggtcctcgcagtcagccaaaaatgcggagacaaagaaacatgtcacaaatgaaagaaatggaggaaagcaaactaatggaggacatagagttcaaaacgacagttataaggttactcaagaatcttctacgaacctctgaggaacttagtgagaccttcaaggatcttaatgagaatgccaaagaaatggaaaaggaccagtcagaaattaaacatacactgactgaaattaaaaataaaatacagagatccaacagcagactagaggattccaagaatcaagtcaaagatttgaaatatgaagaagaaaaaacatccatccggaaaagcaaaacgaaaaaagaatccaaaaatatgaagatagtgtaaggagcctctaggacagcctcaagcgtaccaacatccgaattatgggggtgccagaaggagagagagagcaagatactgaaagcatattagaagaaatcatgacagaaaacttcccctacctgatgaaagaaatagacttacaagtccaggaagcgcagagaaccccaaacaagaggaatccaaagaggaccacaccaagacacatcataattaaaatgccaagagcaaaagacaaagagagaatcttaaaagcagcaagagaaaaacagtcacccacaagggagtacccatatgactgtcagctgatttctcaacagaaactttgcaggccagaagggagtggcaagaaatattcaaagtgatgaatagcaagaacctatagccaagattactctacccagcaaagctatcacctagaatcgaaggtcagataaagagcttcacagacaagaaaaagcttaaggagttcatcaccaccaaaccaggattatatgaaatgttgaaggatattctttaagaagaggaagaagaagaaaaaggtaaagataaaaattatgaacaacaaagtgacaacaaataaatacctatcaacaagtgaacctaaaaattaagtcagaataaactattgaatataatagaagcaggggcatagaaagggagtggactgacaattcttggggggaagggagtgtggaggggcaggaagagattggacaaaaatcttacacctatggatgaggacagtggcagggggtaagggcatggggtgggatgggaaccaggtggaagggagatatgggggggaaaatgaggaacatctgtaataatctgaacaataaagatttattaattttaaaaaaaatcacaacatgCCCCAAGTTCAATTATCCACAAAAAGATGTGAGACCTTATCGGTCACTGAGAAACGACGCTATTGCACATGCATTAGAAGAGCAT is a window of Myotis daubentonii chromosome 8, mMyoDau2.1, whole genome shotgun sequence DNA encoding:
- the DNAJC5 gene encoding dnaJ homolog subfamily C member 5, which produces MADQRQRSLSTSGESLYHVLGLDKNATSDDIKKSYRKLALKYHPDKNPDNPEAADKFKEINNAHTILTDATKRNIYDKYGSLGLYVAEQFGEENVNTYFVLSSWWAKALFVFCGLLTCCYCCCCLCCCFNCCCGKCKPKAPEGEETEFYVSPEDLEAQLQSDEREATDTPIVIQPASATETTQLTAESHPSYHTDGFN